From Gossypium raimondii isolate GPD5lz chromosome 11, ASM2569854v1, whole genome shotgun sequence:
ACGTCTACCCTTTCAGATACTTGCTGTATGGTAAAACAAAATATCTCAGTTCAAATAAGTTGAGGCCATGCATGGTTTTGAAGGGAAGAGTTTACCTGAGGATTTATAGCCATTGATTGTGAGAGCACTGATGATATGCAGACATCAAGTGTAACATCATATTTGTCCACAAATTTACTGGTTTCTCTGCTTACTTGACTCATCACTTTCGAACAAGACGGTGAAACCGAGTCTCTATAGTACTCGCTGACATATCGAGAATAGTTGCAGACGGAAGTGAACATATTGTAGGTCGAGTCCGATATCAATCCATGGGACCAGAAATATTCTGCCCTTGAATTGAAATCAGTTGCAAATTCCAGAACTGGATTACCAAGCTGCAAAGAACGAAATACATTACTTCAAGTAGAGTGATGTAATGACCGCACTTCGGATCTCTTCCCTTACATCATGCAGGTATCGGTGATTTGATTGTCACCCACACGATACTCATGGGGACGAAAGGACCTGCAGACAAGGGGTGACACCAAATCTTGGAATGCAAAATATGCATGGAAGATGTCCGAATCCTGGTAATTGCGATTAACATTTCTTTATCATGCAAATTTGAAGTTAACAGAGTAATATACTCACAGCAATTCCTTTTAAATTGAACAGATTTTGCTTCTTGTTGAATTCAACCATAAGTTTTGCAAGTTGAGGAATATAATGGCCTGTTCATAGAGATTCAGTCATTAATTTGCGTCAAATTTACAGGGATTTggaatacatataaaatatataagtaccTGCATAGCTTTCTCCTGTAATATATAAATCCCTGTGCCTGTAATTTGGAAATTTATTATACCAGTTTTGCAAGAACACAAGATTGTCCCTGgcttgaaaagttaaaaaaaagaaaaacaggaACTTTAGAAGAAAAGAACAATCTTTAATGTAAAAAcccagaaagaaaaaaaattaaataccaaacAAAGAAAAGCTTAAGAACTTCCATGAAAAGTACCCAAAAGGTTATATACTACCAAAaagtagaaaatgaaaaagaaaaagaaaaacactgtTTTATCTATAAACTTTTGTTAAAAAGCACAGCAAACGGACTGTTATATATCTAAAGGAAGAACAAAGATGTAACTTGAAGGCTAGTAACTGAATTAAATAATGTAACTTTATGGGTGGAAATAAAAATACCAGTGATCTCATCATCCACTGCTTCATAAGAAGAGGTGTTTGTGGAATAAGAAAACCCTACTCCAATTGGTGTCTCTAAATATAACATATTAGCTTCTGCAAACACCAGATGAAGTTGATTAATCATCATTAGGAATCGATAATACATAAACGAGagattaaaagattaaaactgTCTAAAATACCTCTGTTCCAGCTGTAATCATTTTTAACTAGAAACTCTCCATTTGGTCTGAATGGCCCATTTTCAGAGAATGCCCCAACTCCAAGTGAAGAACAGCCAGGCCCTGTTGGAACCCAAGTGATAAAAACCatgaaaaacccaaaattttccaGTTCCCATgggaaattaaagaaaaataaaatgcagACCTCCATTTAACCAAAGGACTAAAGGCTTAGAAGCAGGATCTGTTTCAGCTTCAACAAAGTAGTAAAACAGGGCTTTATGCTTCTTGTAATCCACCGTAACGTACCCTGAAAACTGTTGAAAGCTCAAGCGAGGGGGTTGCCCTGGAAGCTTAACAATTTTATCAGGGTGAGCTAAAGAAGATTCAATGGTAAACCACAGCTCTATCAATAACAAAGCGACCGCCATGGTTTTCCATGATGAAGAACACATAGTTTCAGGGAATCAAGA
This genomic window contains:
- the LOC105802130 gene encoding serine carboxypeptidase-like 45, coding for MCSSSWKTMAVALLLIELWFTIESSLAHPDKIVKLPGQPPRLSFQQFSGYVTVDYKKHKALFYYFVEAETDPASKPLVLWLNGGPGCSSLGVGAFSENGPFRPNGEFLVKNDYSWNREANMLYLETPIGVGFSYSTNTSSYEAVDDEITARDNLVFLQNWYNKFPNYRHRDLYITGESYAGHYIPQLAKLMVEFNKKQNLFNLKGIALGNPVLEFATDFNSRAEYFWSHGLISDSTYNMFTSVCNYSRYVSEYYRDSVSPSCSKVMSQVSRETSKFVDKYDVTLDVCISSVLSQSMAINPQQVSERVDVCVEDKIVNYLNRKDVQKALHARLVGVRLWTVCSNILDYQLLNLEMPTISIVGSLIKSGIPVLVYSGDQDSVIPLTGSRSLVSRLAKELELETTVPYRVWFEGKQVGGWTQVYGNILSFATIRGASHEAPFSQPERSLMLFKSFLEGKPLPEVF